A segment of the Mycobacterium intracellulare ATCC 13950 genome:
TCATGCCCGTGCCCCAATCCACAGTGCCAGCCCGATCGCGGCGACCATCCCGATGATCCAGGCGGCCATCCCCTCGGGCGCGGGTCCGAATCCGCCGAGGCCGTAGCCGCCCGGCTGACGCTCTTCGGTCACCGCCTTGATGTAGCCGATGATGTCCTTCTTGGCCTCGAAGGACAGCTGGCGGTCGGAGAACTTCGGCATGTTCTGCGGACCGGTCCGCATGGCCGCCAGGATCTGCTGCTCGTTGGCGGGCTCCAGGTCCGGCGCGTACTTGCCGGACGACAGCGCCCCGCCCTTGCCGGTGAAGTTGTGGCAGGACGAGCAGTTGAGCCGGAACAGGTCACCGCCGCGGCCGAGGTCCTCGCCGCGCAGCGAGTGCATCGCCAGGCTGCCGTCGGGGTTGCGCACGGTCGTCGGGCCGCCGCCGTTGGCCTGCACGTAGGCGCCCAGGGCGTCGATCTGGCCCTCGTCGAAGATCGGTTCCTTGCGGGGCGCCTGCGCCTCGCCGGTCATCGCCGGCATCCGGCCGGTGGACACCTGGAAGTAGACGGCTTCCTCGCCGACGCCGATCAAGCTCGGCCCGCGATCGGGCACGCCCTGCAGGTTGGCGCCGTGGCAGGACACGCACGACGTGTCGAACAGCTGCTTGCCGGTCCGCAGCAGCGCCGAGTTCGACTCGTCCGCGACGGCCACCTGCGGGCGGGGGGTCAGGACGGCGGCCACACCACCGGCGATGGTCAGCGCGATCAGCAGCAGCAGGCCGCCCGACAAGCGGCGGCGCAACCGCCGTCGCGAACGGTCACGCTGCCCCTGGTGCGACTGAGGAAGCCGCGAACCGGATCGGGTAGACCCCAGTTTCTTCAACCGAGCACTCCTGTTCGTCCAGCGCCTGCTCATCGGATGAAATAGATCACGGTGAACAGTGCGATCCACACGATGTCGACGAAATGCCAGTAGTACGAGACGACGATGCTGGCCGTAGCCTGCGCCGGCGTGAACTTGCTCATCGCGGTGCGGGCCAGCAAGAAGATGAAGGCGACCAGGCCGCCGGTCACGTGCAGGCCGTGGAACCCGGTGGCCAGATAGAACACGCTGCCGTAGGCGCTGCCGGGAATGGTGGTCCCGTGGGTCGCCAGGTGGAAGTACTCATACCCCTGCCCGCAAACGAAGAACAGGCCCATCAGGAAGGTGATGACGTACCAGCGGCGCAGCCCGAACACGTCACCGCGCTCGGCCGCGAACACGCCCATCTGGCAGGTGAACGACGACGCGATCAGCACCAACGTCACGGGGACGGCCTGGTACAGGTTGAGCTCGGTCGGCGGCGGCGGCCATTTTCCGCCGGATTGGGCACGCGCGGTGAAGTACATCGCGAACAGGCCGGCAAAGAACATCAACTCGCTGGAGAGCCAGACGATGGTGCCGACACTGACCATGTTGGGTCGATTCAGCGAATGAACGCGCGACGTGATTGCAGTACCTGAGGTCCCGACAGCGCTGGTCACATCCGCAAGTATGACGCTTTGTAGTTGTTGATCTCCACCCGGGGCGCAATTTGATGCCTCGCGCGTCGCGCGCGCGTGTGTTCGGGCCGCCCGCGGCCGACGGTTGGGGCCGCTGTGGTGCTCGTGGGACCATCGGCGCGTGGCTTTGTCATCTGAGGTTTCGCCGTCCGGCGGGTCCGCGACGTCGTGGCCGCGGGTGCTGGGCCGGCTGACGGGCGGTCAGGACCTGACCCGCGGCCAGGCCGCCTGGGCCATGGACCAGATCATGACCGGCGCGGCGAGCGCCGCCCAGATCGCGGCCTTCGCGGTGGCGATGCAGGTGAAGGTGCCCACGTCGGCCGAGGTGATCGAGCTGGCCGAGGTCATGCTCGGCCACGCGCTGCCGATGCCCGATTCCGGTATGCCCGAGGACACCGTCGACATCGTCGGAACCGGCGGCGACGGCGTCAACACCGTGAACCTGTCCACGATGGCGGCGATCGTGACGGCGGCCGCGGGTGTGCCGGTGGTCAAACACGGCAACCGGGCGGCCTCGTCGTTGTCCGGTGGCGCCGACACGCTCGAGGCGCTCGACATCCGCATCGACTTCGGACCCGACGAGGTGGCGCGCAGCCTCGCCGAGGTCGGCATCGGGTTCTGCTTCGCGCCGTTGTTCCACCCGTCGTACCGGCACACTTCCGCGGTGCGCCGCGAGCTCGGCGTGCCGACGGTGTTCAATCTCCTTGGGCCGCTTACCAATCCGGCCCGGCCCCGGGCCGGATTGATCGGCTGCGCGTTCGCCGACCTGGCCGAGGTGATGGCCGGGGTGTTCGCGGCCCGCCGCTCCAGCGTGCTGGTGGTGCACGGCGACGACGGGCTCGACGAGTTGACGACCACGACCACCAGCACGATCTGGCGGGTGCAGGCCGGCACCGTGGACCGGCTGACGTTCGATCCGGCCGGGTTCGGCTTTCCCCGCGCCGACCTCGACGACCTGTTGGGCGGCGACGCGCAGGCCAACGCCGCGGAGGTGCGTGCGGTGCTGGCCGGCGCCAAGGGCCCGGTGCGCGACGCCGTCGTCCTCAACGCCGCCGGCGCGATCGTGGCCCACGCCGGGTTATCCAGTCGCGCCGAATGGCTGCCGGCGTGGGAGGACGGGTTGGCCCGCGCCGGCAAGGCCATCGACTCCGGCGCGGCCGAACAGCTGCTCGCGCGTTGGGTGCGGTTCGGCCAGCAGGTCTGAATCGCGCAGGGCTTGCTCGGCGGCCAGCCGCGCCGAGCGGGCCGCCTCCGCCCACGCCGCCCACCCGCCGGCCGATCGCAGCGGGGACGCCCAGCCCGCGCCGTCCCCGGTTGCCTGGACCCGAACGATGCGCACGCCGGGAGCGCCCAGCCAGCGCGCGATCAGCGCGGTCTCCTCGACCAGCGCCCCGCCCAGCGGGGCCGGCGCGGGCAGAATCGCTTGTGCCCCAGCGGTAATCGCGTCGACGACCGGCATCGGCGGCACCCCCCTTGGGGCGTTGCCCGCGGCGGCGAGTTGGCCGTGGCGGATGACGGCGAGGTGATAGCCGCCCTGGCCGTCGGGCGCGGCGGCGACCAGCTCGGGCAGGGCGACCAGGGCACGCAGCCGCTGACCGCGCCACAGCGTCTCGACCGCGGCGGCGGTGCGGTCGCGCAGCCGCGCGGCGCTCTCGAAGTGACGCCGCTCGGCGAGGGCGGCGACCTGGGCCACGGCGGACGTCAGGGCGGCGTTGTCCGCGCCGTCGACCAACGCCGCCATGCGCGCGACGGCCGCGGCGTATTGGGTGGCGGTGACGTCGCGGGCGGCCGGGCACGGTGAGACCTCCGCCTCGGCGCACAGCGGTCCGTGTAATGCCGTGCGCCCCAACCGGTTCGTGCAGGTGCGCAGCCCGGTGAAGCGGGACAGCAGGGCGGCGGTGTCGGCGGCGTCGGCGCGCGCCTGGAACGGGCCGACGGCGCGGTCGTGGCGCGGGGCGCGCACCACCGCCAGGCGGGGGAAGGCCTCGTCGGTCAGCGCCACCCACCACCAGCGCTGCGGGAACCGGGATCGCCGGTTGTACGGCGGGGCGTGCGCGGCCAGCAGCCGCAGCTCGCGCACACCGGCCTCCAGCGCGTGGGCGCACTCGACATGGTCGACCGCGCAGGCCAGCGTGACCATCTCCTTCATGCGGCCGCGCGGATCGGCGCCGGTGAAGTACTGCAAGACCCGCCGCCGCAGGTCGACCGCGGTGCCGATGTAGAGCACCTCGTCCGACGGCCCGCGGAACAAATAGACACCCGGGCGGTGCGGGAGCCCGTCGGCGAGCACGCGTTTGCGGCGCTGGGCCGGTGCCACGTCGGGCAGATAGGAGCGCAGGTCGGCGTAGGTGTGCACGCCCTGGTTGCCCACGCGTTCGATGAGGGCGTGCAGCACGTCGACGGTGGCGCGTGCGTCGTCGAGGGCGCGGTGGGTGGGCTGGGTGGTGACGGCGAACAGCCGCGCCAGCGACGCCAGCCGCACGCTGGGCGCCTCCTCGCGGCTGAGCACCCGGCGGGCCAACCGCACCGTGCACAGCACCTGCGGCCGCGGCCAGGCGATGTCGCACCGCTGCGCGGCGGCCCGCACGAAGCCGATGTCGAAACCGGCGTTGTGCGCGACCAGCACGGCCCCCTGATCCAAGCGGGCGAACTCCAAAAACATCGGCAGCACGGCGTCGATGGTCGGCGCGTCGGACACCATGGCCGTGGTGATGCCGGTCAGCCGCACGACCTGGGGCGGGATGCTGCGCTGCGGATCGATCAGCGTGGCGAACTCGCCGAGCACCACGCCGCCGCGCACCTTGACCGCCCCGATTTCGGTGATGGCGTCCGGCTCGGTTCCCGCGGCGGATTTGGTGCGTCCGCCGGTGGTCTCGAGGTCCACCACGACGAAGGTGGTGTCGCGCAACGAGAGTTCGTCGGGCGTGAAGGGTGATCCCACGTCGGCGAAGCTCAGCTGAGTCGCCCCGCGTGCAGTCACGGGGGTGACGTTAAGCACGACGGCTGACATCCGCGGCGTCCCACGCCGCGGCCCCGGGGAGATGTCGGTGCCCGCGGTTACCGTTCGGGCAGACCGGCGTGATGTTCGTCGGAGCCAGACCGAGAGGACCGATCCCGATGGCACCAAGAACTGGACCCACCGACGTCGCCATGC
Coding sequences within it:
- the ctaE gene encoding aa3-type cytochrome oxidase subunit III is translated as MTSAVGTSGTAITSRVHSLNRPNMVSVGTIVWLSSELMFFAGLFAMYFTARAQSGGKWPPPPTELNLYQAVPVTLVLIASSFTCQMGVFAAERGDVFGLRRWYVITFLMGLFFVCGQGYEYFHLATHGTTIPGSAYGSVFYLATGFHGLHVTGGLVAFIFLLARTAMSKFTPAQATASIVVSYYWHFVDIVWIALFTVIYFIR
- the qcrC gene encoding cytochrome bc1 complex diheme cytochrome c subunit, encoding MKKLGSTRSGSRLPQSHQGQRDRSRRRLRRRLSGGLLLLIALTIAGGVAAVLTPRPQVAVADESNSALLRTGKQLFDTSCVSCHGANLQGVPDRGPSLIGVGEEAVYFQVSTGRMPAMTGEAQAPRKEPIFDEGQIDALGAYVQANGGGPTTVRNPDGSLAMHSLRGEDLGRGGDLFRLNCSSCHNFTGKGGALSSGKYAPDLEPANEQQILAAMRTGPQNMPKFSDRQLSFEAKKDIIGYIKAVTEERQPGGYGLGGFGPAPEGMAAWIIGMVAAIGLALWIGARA
- the trpD gene encoding anthranilate phosphoribosyltransferase, which produces MALSSEVSPSGGSATSWPRVLGRLTGGQDLTRGQAAWAMDQIMTGAASAAQIAAFAVAMQVKVPTSAEVIELAEVMLGHALPMPDSGMPEDTVDIVGTGGDGVNTVNLSTMAAIVTAAAGVPVVKHGNRAASSLSGGADTLEALDIRIDFGPDEVARSLAEVGIGFCFAPLFHPSYRHTSAVRRELGVPTVFNLLGPLTNPARPRAGLIGCAFADLAEVMAGVFAARRSSVLVVHGDDGLDELTTTTTSTIWRVQAGTVDRLTFDPAGFGFPRADLDDLLGGDAQANAAEVRAVLAGAKGPVRDAVVLNAAGAIVAHAGLSSRAEWLPAWEDGLARAGKAIDSGAAEQLLARWVRFGQQV